One region of Citrus sinensis cultivar Valencia sweet orange chromosome 6, DVS_A1.0, whole genome shotgun sequence genomic DNA includes:
- the LOC112496710 gene encoding DNA damage-binding protein 1-like produces the protein MLDVLIYGRIATLELFSPHIKIIDTDCRLIGLHLYDGLFKAKQGEKRIEGLVRLQFREAEIKRLEAVASGKITFIEGERGVFEGN, from the exons ATGTTGGATGTACTGATATATGGAAGAATTGCAACGCTTGAACTTTTCAGCCCTCAT ATCAAAATAATTGATACTGATTGCAGATTAATTGGACTCCATTTGTACGATGGGTTGTTCAAG GCCAAACAAGGAGAGAAGAGGATAGAGGGCCTGGTGAGATTACAGTTCAGGGAAGCAGAAATCAAGAGGCTGGAGGCTGTTGCTTCTGGAAAGATTACATTTATTGAAGGAGAAAGAGGAGTGTTTGAAGGAAATTGA